One segment of Mycobacterium spongiae DNA contains the following:
- a CDS encoding PPE family protein: MSFAVLPPEINSMRIFSGAGTGPMLSAALAWDGLAVELALAASSFSSVTSGLAGEAWRGPAAAAMAAAAAPYAGWLGAAAAQAEQTALQARTITAAFEAVRAAAVNPAVVVANRAQLVSLVMSNLLGQNAPAIAAAEGAYEQMWAQDVAAMSGYRAAASSVLSALPQVSQPLKNLAGLPTQLASAIASAPAASQAMSSATTASPVAAPTALAEAAAPMRTVAFNLGLANLGLANVGSGNVGFLNFGSGNLGSNNVGSGNFGGNNVGFGNLGSLNIGPANLGNSNLGFANIGSGNIGFANTGNNNIGIGLTGSNQVGIGGLNSGTNNIGLFNSGNGNIGFFNSGHGNFGIGNSGSYNTGWWNTGDANTGFFNAGSFNTGSFDVGDANTGSGNTGSYNTGDVNPGSSNTGSFNTGDTNTGFVNSGNINTGAFNTGNMNNGFFWRGNGQGGLTFAITTPDISLPPVEIPGIDVPAFDLPAITLPSISIPAVTTPADIVVGGFGLPDIAVPSISTPEVDIPPIVVEGFGLPGITIPGMETPNVDIPSIVVDGFSLPEITTPSISIPPVTTSGGVVGGFLFPEIVTPQISVPQTVIATGSAFVGGFNTPALGIPEITTPIITINSITAPVVTINGFNFPNVDFPTIGFPGNAGNPVRIITITDNAAIGGSINLTPFTITPTTLRGGGIGDLVFPVVEIGAFVLPNVTIQSFGIPPIVVGGFLLPSIGTPAFTIPPLVISGGGVNPFALPGITFPEVAIPSVGIPPIDVGGFALPQISIPSVTTAAFGIPPIEVAGFALPQISIPSATTDPFTIPGFGVGELTLPEISIPAVTTPALAIPGVGLGGFTTPGLTIPNVTLPGTVVAKFVVPPAPGLFNSSTTPSSGFFNTGTGGNSGFGNNGAGLSGLFTESPAGLAFASGYNNFGAVSSGFSNFGTGVSGLGNLGILPLADNSLVSGIGSIGQRLAGWFLQGTTP; encoded by the coding sequence ATGAGCTTCGCGGTACTGCCACCCGAGATCAACTCGATGAGGATCTTTTCTGGTGCGGGCACGGGACCGATGTTGTCGGCGGCGCTGGCTTGGGATGGGTTAGCTGTCGAGTTGGCTTTGGCGGCGAGTTCCTTTAGCTCTGTGACTTCCGGTTTGGCGGGGGAGGCGTGGCGGGGTCCGGCCGCGGCGGCGATGGCGGCGGCGGCAGCGCCGTATGCGGGATGGTTGGGTGCGGCGGCGGCCCAGGCCGAGCAAACGGCCCTGCAGGCCCGCACGATTACGGCTGCGTTTGAGGCGGTGCGGGCTGCGGCGGTGAATCCGGCGGTCGTTGTGGCCAACCGTGCTCAGTTGGTGTCGTTGGTGATGTCGAATCTTCTTGGGCAAAACGCCCCGGCGATCGCGGCCGCCGAGGGCGCCTATGAGCAGATGTGGGCACAGGATGTGGCTGCGATGTCTGGCTATCGTGCCGCGGCTTCGTCCGTTCTGTCGGCATTGCCGCAGGTTAGTCAGCCTCTGAAGAACCTGGCAGGTCTGCCCACCCAGTTAGCCAGCGCGATTGCCAGCGCGCCGGCGGCCAGCCAGGCCATGAGTAGCGCGACCACGGCCAGCCCCGTCGCGGCCCCGACGGCGCTCGCCGAGGCAGCGGCCCCGATGAGGACGGTCGCTTTTAACCTGGGTTTGGCCAACCTCGGCCTCGCCAACGTGGGTAGCGGCAACGTGGGTTTCCTCAACTTCGGCAGCGGAAACCTTGGCAGCAACAATGTCGGTTCTGGAAACTTTGGCGGCAACAATGTCGGATTCGGCAACTTAGGCAGCCTCAACATCGGTCCGGCAAACCTGGGTAATTCAAACCTGGGATTTGCGAACATCGGCAGCGGGAACATCGGCTTTGCGAACACCGGAAACAACAATATTGGTATTGGGTTGACCGGTAGCAACCAGGTTGGTATTGGTGGCCTGAACTCGGGCACCAACAATATCGGGTTGTTTAACTCGGGCAACGGAAATATCGGTTTCTTTAACTCGGGCCACGGAAACTTTGGCATCGGGAACTCGGGCAGCTACAACACAGGTTGGTGGAACACCGGAGACGCGAACACCGGCTTCTTCAACGCGGGTTCTTTCAACACGGGCAGCTTTGACGTGGGCGATGCAAACACGGGGAGCGGGAACACGGGTAGCTACAACACGGGCGACGTGAACCCGGGCTCGTCTAACACGGGTAGCTTCAACACCGGTGACACCAACACCGGCTTTGTGAACTCGGGCAACATCAACACCGGCGCGTTCAACACGGGCAACATGAATAATGGATTCTTCTGGCGGGGCAATGGACAGGGTGGCCTTACGTTCGCAATCACCACACCCGATATAAGCCTGCCCCCAGTCGAGATACCTGGGATCGACGTTCCCGCCTTCGACTTGCCCGCGATAACGCTACCGTCGATATCTATTCCGGCGGTAACGACGCCGGCCGATATCGTGGTAGGCGGGTTTGGCTTGCCCGACATAGCTGTACCTTCGATATCGACTCCCGAAGTCGACATACCGCCGATTGTTGTAGAGGGTTTCGGGTTGCCCGGAATAACGATTCCCGGGATGGAAACTCCGAATGTCGACATACCGTCGATAGTTGTTGACGGGTTTTCCTTGCCGGAAATAACTACTCCGAGCATATCAATTCCGCCGGTAACGACATCGGGCGGAGTTGTGGGCGGGTTTTTATTCCCCGAAATCGTTACGCCTCAGATCTCGGTTCCGCAGACAGTCATAGCCACTGGCTCGGCATTTGTGGGAGGGTTTAACACGCCTGCGCTAGGCATACCCGAAATAACTACGCCCATTATTACGATCAACTCGATCACCGCACCTGTCGTAACGATAAACGGCTTCAATTTTCCCAACGTCGATTTTCCCACGATCGGTTTCCCGGGTAATGCGGGAAATCCTGTTCGTATAATTACAATAACCGACAATGCCGCTATTGGTGGTAGCATCAATTTGACGCCGTTTACCATTACCCCAACTACGCTAAGAGGCGGCGGAATAGGTGACCTAGTGTTTCCGGTCGTTGAAATCGGTGCCTTCGTGCTGCCCAACGTCACAATCCAATCGTTTGGCATTCCGCCCATTGTGGTCGGCGGTTTCCTTTTGCCGTCGATCGGCACCCCTGCATTTACCATCCCACCGCTTGTAATTTCTGGCGGTGGGGTGAACCCCTTCGCGTTGCCGGGAATCACATTCCCTGAGGTTGCCATCCCATCGGTTGGCATCCCCCCCATTGACGTGGGCGGGTTCGCGTTGCCGCAAATCAGCATCCCTTCGGTGACCACCGCTGCGTTTGGCATCCCCCCGATTGAGGTCGCCGGGTTCGCGTTGCCGCAGATCAGCATCCCTTCGGCGACCACCGATCCGTTTACCATTCCCGGCTTCGGTGTCGGTGAGCTGACCCTGCCGGAAATCAGCATCCCCGCGGTTACCACTCCTGCGCTCGCGATCCCCGGTGTCGGCCTCGGCGGATTCACCACACCCGGGCTGACCATCCCGAACGTCACTCTCCCCGGCACCGTCGTCGCGAAGTTCGTCGTTCCGCCGGCGCCGGGATTGTTCAACTCGAGCACCACACCGTCGTCGGGCTTTTTCAATACTGGTACTGGTGGCAACTCGGGATTTGGCAATAACGGCGCCGGCCTGTCGGGCCTGTTTACCGAGAGTCCCGCGGGGCTCGCGTTCGCTTCAGGCTACAACAATTTCGGTGCCGTCTCCTCGGGCTTCTCGAACTTCGGCACCGGCGTTTCGGGGCTGGGCAACTTGGGCATCCTCCCCTTGGCTGATAACAGCCTCGTTTCTGGGATTGGAAGCATTGGTCAACGGCTCGCGGGGTGGTTCCTCCAGGGCACGACGCCGTAG
- a CDS encoding class I SAM-dependent methyltransferase, which produces MKDEPRADLGADPRADGVSTQYQRWKYPPPIEDLKAWTTANWEWFDPLYSHRILWPDREYQPDLDILIAGCGTNQAAIFAFTNRAARIVAIDISQPSLQHHQYLKDKYDLANLELHLLPIEEVATLGLAFDLVVSTGVIHHMADPLAGMKALGSCLRPDGVIATMLYARYGRIGVELVESVFRDLGFGQDDASIKLAKEAISLLPAHHPVRSYLTKALDLQDDAAMVDTFLHARQRSYTVEQCVDLVTAAGLAFQGWFHKTPYYPHDFFVPHSEFYAMLNALPEMTIWSVMERLETLNGAHLFMACHPDRPKDCYTIDFTTADALDYVPVMRTRCGVADTDIYWPGFRMAPSPVQLAFLQNVDGRRTIREIAERVAHGAESPSVGPADLEEFGRQLFRSLWRLDFVAVAKDAGAAS; this is translated from the coding sequence GTGAAGGACGAGCCGCGAGCCGACCTCGGCGCCGACCCACGCGCCGACGGGGTCTCTACTCAGTATCAGCGCTGGAAGTACCCGCCCCCGATCGAGGATCTCAAGGCATGGACCACCGCGAACTGGGAGTGGTTCGACCCGTTGTACTCCCACCGGATCCTCTGGCCCGACCGGGAATACCAGCCCGATCTGGACATTCTGATCGCGGGCTGCGGCACCAACCAGGCGGCAATTTTCGCCTTCACGAACCGTGCGGCGAGAATAGTGGCGATCGATATCAGTCAGCCTTCCCTGCAGCACCACCAGTACTTGAAGGACAAGTACGATCTGGCCAACCTCGAGCTGCATCTGCTACCGATCGAAGAGGTGGCGACGCTAGGACTCGCCTTTGACCTCGTTGTCTCCACCGGCGTGATACATCACATGGCCGATCCGCTGGCCGGCATGAAAGCGCTGGGCAGCTGTCTGCGGCCTGACGGCGTCATCGCGACGATGCTCTACGCCAGGTACGGGCGCATCGGCGTCGAACTCGTGGAATCGGTCTTTCGCGATCTCGGATTCGGACAGGACGATGCATCGATCAAGCTCGCCAAGGAAGCGATCTCGCTGCTGCCGGCGCACCACCCTGTGCGCAGCTATCTCACGAAAGCCCTTGACTTGCAGGACGATGCGGCCATGGTCGACACTTTCCTGCACGCCCGACAACGAAGCTACACCGTCGAGCAGTGTGTCGATCTGGTGACCGCCGCCGGACTGGCGTTTCAGGGCTGGTTTCACAAGACACCCTATTACCCGCACGACTTCTTCGTTCCGCATAGCGAGTTCTATGCAATGTTGAACGCGTTGCCCGAGATGACGATCTGGTCCGTGATGGAACGTCTGGAGACATTGAACGGCGCCCATCTCTTCATGGCGTGCCATCCCGACCGGCCCAAGGATTGCTACACCATCGATTTCACAACGGCTGACGCGCTCGACTACGTTCCGGTGATGCGGACTCGGTGCGGTGTCGCCGACACGGATATTTACTGGCCGGGTTTTCGCATGGCACCCAGCCCCGTCCAGTTGGCCTTTCTGCAGAACGTCGATGGCCGGCGCACCATCCGCGAGATCGCCGAGCGGGTGGCCCACGGAGCCGAGTCGCCTTCCGTCGGCCCGGCGGACCTGGAGGAGTTCGGCCGCCAGCTGTTTCGCTCGCTGTGGCGCCTTGATTTCGTGGCGGTCGCCAAGGACGCGGGCGCGGCCAGCTAG
- a CDS encoding RND family transporter, with the protein MSDNYVEGDIRPLYARMVRAFAVPIILGWLVLTIAVNVLVPQIEFVARANAVTMSPQDAPAMIAAKRIGKTFRESDSDSIVMVVLESEEKLGHEAHRYYDGLVTRLAADPTHVQHVHNLWADRITAAGVQSSDGKAAYVQLNVAGNQGSTLGNESVDAVRTIVDRSPPPDGLEVYVTGPAALTTDMNEAADKSMFTMMGVTGVVIMTMLAIVYRSVATVLLVLAMVGFEMGTARGIVAILGHHHLLGFSTFVVAMLSSLAIAAGTDYAIFLIGRYQEARQAGQDPETAYYTMFRGTYHVILGSGLTIAGAVLCLHLARLSYFKALGIPSAVGLLVVVAGALTAAPAIVAVASRFGLLDPKRTIKVRGWRRIGTATVRWPGPVFVASLMIVLVGILVVPGMKISYNDRFYIPQKLPSNVGYTAAERHFSAARLNPDILMIEGDHDMRNPADMILLDRIAKDVFRTPGIERVQSITRPLGSPIEHTSIPFQVSMSAVTVQENLQFVDDRMADLLTMSDDLGALIASMQRMQGVLNRMSNTTHRMVSDMDDIKATLDEMRDHLADFDDFARPVRGYLYWEQHCFNIPVCWAAKSVFEAIDGVDKFSENMDTLLGDMNSFDALLPQMLVEFPPIIAVSKSMQQTLLRLHSSFSGMVTQMSRMTDTASAMGQAFDSSKADDYFYLPPEAFDNPDFQRGLKLFLSPDGKAARFIITHDADPATPKGISAVKPALQAARAAVKGTPLSDAAFYLTGTAAVYNDIQTGSKYDIMIVGIAALTLIFAVMVIITRALVASLVIVGTVLLSLGAAFGLSVLVWQHLLGLELNWIAPVFGVIILLAVGSDYNLLLVSRFQEEIGAGLKTGIIRSMGETGGVVTAAGLVFAFTMLSMVASDLRSIGQAGSTIGIGLLFDTLIVRSLMTPSIAALLGRWFWWPQRVRPRPASHMLRPFGPRRLVRSLLLGEESDVATKQPAG; encoded by the coding sequence ATGAGCGACAACTACGTCGAAGGGGATATCCGTCCGCTCTACGCACGGATGGTCCGGGCGTTCGCCGTGCCGATCATCCTGGGATGGCTCGTCTTGACGATCGCGGTGAACGTTCTCGTACCGCAAATCGAGTTTGTCGCACGGGCGAACGCGGTCACGATGTCGCCGCAAGATGCGCCAGCCATGATCGCCGCTAAACGCATCGGCAAGACGTTTCGCGAGTCCGATTCCGACAGCATCGTGATGGTTGTCCTGGAAAGCGAAGAGAAGCTCGGCCACGAAGCGCACCGTTACTACGACGGCTTGGTGACAAGGCTGGCGGCCGACCCCACCCATGTGCAGCACGTTCACAACTTGTGGGCAGACCGAATCACCGCCGCTGGCGTTCAAAGCTCGGACGGCAAGGCCGCCTACGTCCAACTCAACGTAGCGGGCAACCAGGGCAGCACCTTGGGGAACGAGTCCGTCGATGCAGTGCGCACGATCGTGGACCGTTCGCCGCCGCCTGACGGGCTCGAGGTCTACGTCACCGGCCCCGCCGCGCTCACCACAGACATGAACGAGGCCGCGGACAAGAGCATGTTCACGATGATGGGAGTGACCGGCGTGGTCATCATGACCATGCTCGCCATCGTCTATCGTTCGGTTGCCACCGTCCTACTGGTTCTCGCGATGGTCGGGTTCGAAATGGGTACGGCCAGGGGGATTGTCGCCATTCTCGGGCACCACCATCTGCTGGGATTCTCGACGTTCGTTGTCGCCATGTTGTCGTCGCTGGCCATTGCAGCGGGAACCGACTACGCGATCTTCCTCATCGGCCGCTATCAGGAAGCCCGTCAGGCCGGTCAAGACCCGGAAACGGCCTACTACACCATGTTTCGCGGCACCTATCACGTTATCTTGGGCTCGGGGCTCACGATCGCCGGTGCGGTGCTGTGCCTCCACCTGGCGCGGCTGTCCTATTTCAAGGCGCTGGGCATTCCATCCGCAGTCGGACTGCTGGTCGTCGTCGCCGGTGCGTTGACCGCAGCGCCGGCCATCGTCGCCGTGGCGAGCCGGTTCGGGCTGCTCGATCCCAAACGGACCATCAAGGTCCGCGGATGGCGGCGGATCGGCACCGCGACCGTCCGCTGGCCCGGGCCGGTTTTCGTGGCGTCGCTGATGATCGTCCTCGTCGGCATACTGGTCGTGCCGGGCATGAAGATCAGCTACAACGACCGGTTCTATATACCGCAGAAGCTGCCGTCGAACGTCGGATACACCGCGGCGGAACGCCATTTCAGTGCCGCCAGATTGAATCCCGACATCCTCATGATCGAGGGTGACCATGATATGCGCAATCCCGCGGACATGATCTTGCTGGACAGAATCGCCAAAGACGTTTTCCGCACACCCGGAATCGAGCGTGTGCAAAGCATCACCAGGCCGTTGGGAAGCCCGATCGAACACACGTCGATCCCGTTTCAGGTCAGCATGTCCGCGGTCACCGTACAAGAGAACCTGCAATTTGTGGATGACCGTATGGCCGATCTGCTGACAATGAGCGACGATCTCGGTGCCCTGATCGCGTCCATGCAACGTATGCAGGGTGTGCTCAACCGCATGAGCAATACCACCCATCGGATGGTCAGCGACATGGACGACATCAAGGCCACGTTGGATGAGATGCGGGATCATCTCGCTGATTTCGATGATTTCGCACGTCCGGTCCGCGGATACTTGTACTGGGAGCAGCACTGTTTCAACATCCCCGTCTGCTGGGCGGCGAAATCGGTCTTCGAGGCGATCGACGGCGTTGACAAATTCAGCGAAAACATGGACACGCTGCTCGGCGACATGAATAGCTTTGATGCGCTCTTGCCCCAAATGCTGGTGGAATTTCCGCCGATCATCGCGGTCTCGAAGTCCATGCAACAGACGCTGCTCAGGCTGCACAGTAGCTTCTCGGGGATGGTCACCCAGATGTCTCGGATGACCGACACGGCCAGCGCCATGGGCCAGGCGTTTGACTCCTCGAAGGCCGACGACTACTTCTATCTGCCACCGGAGGCGTTCGACAATCCAGACTTCCAACGGGGTTTGAAGCTCTTCCTGTCGCCCGACGGTAAAGCCGCGCGCTTCATCATCACCCACGACGCGGATCCGGCAACCCCGAAGGGAATCTCGGCCGTCAAGCCGGCGCTGCAGGCCGCGCGCGCTGCCGTCAAGGGCACACCACTGTCGGATGCCGCGTTCTATCTCACCGGAACGGCTGCGGTGTACAACGACATCCAAACCGGTTCGAAATACGACATCATGATCGTCGGAATCGCCGCCCTGACACTGATATTCGCCGTCATGGTGATCATAACCCGGGCGCTGGTCGCGTCCCTGGTGATCGTCGGCACGGTGCTGTTGTCGTTGGGCGCGGCATTCGGGCTGTCAGTGCTGGTCTGGCAGCATCTGCTGGGCCTGGAGCTGAATTGGATCGCGCCGGTGTTCGGCGTGATCATCCTGTTGGCGGTGGGATCCGACTACAACCTATTGCTGGTCTCGCGGTTCCAGGAGGAGATCGGCGCGGGACTCAAGACCGGCATCATCCGGTCCATGGGCGAAACGGGCGGTGTCGTGACCGCGGCGGGTCTGGTTTTTGCCTTCACGATGTTATCCATGGTGGCCAGCGACCTGCGCTCGATCGGCCAGGCCGGCAGCACGATTGGCATCGGATTGCTCTTTGACACGCTGATCGTGCGCTCGCTGATGACGCCATCGATCGCCGCGTTGCTGGGGCGCTGGTTCTGGTGGCCGCAACGAGTGCGCCCGCGCCCAGCCAGCCACATGCTGCGGCCTTTTGGGCCGCGTCGGCTGGTTCGGTCTCTCCTCCTCGGTGAGGAATCAGATGTGGCGACGAAACAGCCCGCTGGTTAG
- a CDS encoding MmpS family transport accessory protein: protein MFALLKRTWVPLVVVVAVAMGALAVNRLRGVFGSDEIFSSTGTAAETIVPFNPKTVTYEVFGPAATTGSVSYLTRTAEPAQADFTSLPWTFTMTTTIPSVIANVVAQGDSGRIGCRIVVNGDVKDEHIAVAHHAQTFCLVKAA, encoded by the coding sequence ATTTTCGCCTTGCTCAAGCGGACGTGGGTGCCGCTCGTTGTGGTGGTAGCGGTTGCCATGGGCGCCCTGGCGGTCAACCGGCTCCGTGGTGTATTCGGATCCGACGAAATCTTTTCGTCGACAGGCACCGCGGCGGAGACAATCGTGCCGTTCAATCCCAAGACGGTGACCTACGAGGTCTTCGGGCCTGCCGCCACCACGGGCAGCGTCAGCTATTTGACCAGGACGGCCGAACCCGCGCAGGCGGACTTCACCAGCCTGCCGTGGACGTTCACGATGACGACCACGATCCCGTCCGTGATCGCCAATGTCGTGGCCCAGGGTGATAGCGGCCGCATTGGCTGTCGCATCGTCGTGAACGGGGATGTCAAGGACGAGCACATCGCCGTCGCACACCACGCCCAGACCTTCTGCCTGGTGAAGGCCGCATGA
- a CDS encoding heme-binding protein: MSFSAPAVRRVIATCVFSGAMLCASGAIAAADPPNCTAADLARVSSGVSNATSDYLFSHPDVNNFFTGLRGQNRDEMRNNAQSYLSANPAIKADLENIRRPLNEFKSRCQ; encoded by the coding sequence ATGTCGTTCTCAGCCCCCGCTGTGCGTCGCGTGATCGCGACCTGTGTCTTCAGCGGCGCCATGCTATGCGCTAGCGGTGCGATCGCGGCGGCCGATCCGCCCAACTGCACCGCCGCCGACCTGGCCCGTGTTTCATCCGGTGTTTCGAATGCGACGTCCGACTACCTTTTCAGCCACCCCGATGTCAACAACTTCTTCACGGGCCTCAGGGGCCAGAACCGCGATGAGATGCGCAACAACGCGCAGAGCTACCTCAGCGCCAACCCGGCGATCAAGGCCGACCTGGAGAACATTCGCCGCCCCTTGAACGAGTTCAAGAGTCGCTGCCAATAG
- a CDS encoding cysteine hydrolase family protein — protein MDMPPERDERSPVCDRSAGPIDPVATALVAIDCQGRFGPYLVGGKLENVIRLIHAAHAAKMPVVLTQHSDVDPDSVLSRFWRDDIVHGSDDWRLLPQVPVGTDDLLIQDKHTYDAFMRTSLERHLRERGITTLIVTGAMTNLCCETTSRSAFTRDFDVIFVDDANGTRNDAMHRASVDNLRFLGCRIMTTDGVVAAMAASTGSSKEAR, from the coding sequence ATGGACATGCCGCCAGAGCGAGACGAGCGGAGCCCAGTGTGCGATCGGTCCGCCGGGCCGATCGATCCCGTCGCCACCGCACTGGTCGCCATCGACTGCCAGGGGCGGTTCGGTCCGTACCTCGTCGGCGGGAAACTGGAGAACGTCATCAGGCTCATTCATGCCGCGCACGCGGCCAAGATGCCCGTCGTTCTGACGCAGCACAGCGACGTTGACCCCGATAGCGTGCTGTCGCGCTTTTGGCGTGATGACATCGTCCACGGTTCCGACGACTGGCGGCTGCTGCCCCAGGTTCCGGTCGGGACGGACGATCTGCTGATTCAGGACAAACACACGTACGACGCGTTCATGCGCACGAGTCTCGAACGCCACCTACGTGAGCGCGGAATCACCACGCTCATTGTGACCGGAGCCATGACCAATCTGTGCTGCGAAACCACGTCGCGCAGTGCCTTTACCCGCGACTTCGACGTGATCTTCGTCGATGACGCCAACGGGACGCGCAACGACGCGATGCACCGAGCGTCGGTCGACAACCTGCGCTTTCTCGGATGTCGAATCATGACAACCGACGGCGTCGTGGCGGCGATGGCCGCATCGACTGGCTCCAGCAAGGAAGCGCGGTAG
- the bla gene encoding class A beta-lactamase gives MRTPGLNGFGRRELLAASLVVSLAACTRPARSDAPVSTTALARPKLADRFADLEREFEARLGVDVVAADATATIAYRADERFAFCSTFKAPLAAAVLHKNSLAQLDTVIAYTTDDIRSASPVTQQHVETGMTIGQLCDAAIRYSDGTAANLLLNELAGTTSGPAAFTGYLRSLGDTVSRLDQEEPELNRNPPGDQRDTTTPRAIALVFRQLVLGDALAPDKRALLIDWLARSTTGAKRIRAGFPADWKVVDKTGSGDYGRANDVAVVWSPSGVPHVVAIMSDRADGGYDAKWSDDLVAAAATCVAGVLS, from the coding sequence ATGCGCACTCCGGGGCTCAACGGATTCGGCCGGCGGGAGTTGCTGGCGGCCTCCCTGGTGGTTTCGTTGGCAGCGTGTACACGCCCGGCGAGAAGCGATGCCCCCGTGTCGACCACGGCTTTGGCGCGGCCGAAGCTAGCCGATCGCTTTGCCGATCTCGAACGCGAATTCGAGGCCAGACTCGGGGTCGACGTCGTGGCTGCCGACGCAACCGCCACAATCGCCTACCGCGCCGATGAGCGGTTCGCGTTCTGCTCCACATTCAAGGCGCCACTCGCCGCTGCGGTGTTGCACAAGAACTCGCTCGCTCAACTGGACACCGTGATCGCCTACACCACTGACGACATCCGGTCGGCCTCGCCGGTGACGCAACAACACGTCGAGACCGGAATGACCATCGGCCAGCTCTGCGACGCGGCGATCCGCTACAGCGACGGCACCGCCGCCAATCTCTTGCTCAACGAGCTTGCGGGAACAACGAGCGGGCCCGCCGCATTCACCGGCTACCTGCGCAGCCTGGGCGACACGGTGAGCCGGTTGGACCAAGAGGAGCCGGAGCTGAACCGGAATCCGCCCGGGGACCAGAGAGACACCACGACTCCGCGTGCGATCGCCCTCGTGTTCCGACAGCTGGTTCTCGGCGATGCGCTGGCCCCCGACAAACGTGCACTGCTGATCGATTGGCTGGCACGCAGCACCACCGGCGCCAAGCGGATCCGGGCGGGGTTTCCCGCCGATTGGAAGGTCGTCGACAAGACCGGCTCGGGTGACTACGGACGCGCCAACGATGTCGCCGTTGTCTGGTCGCCGAGTGGTGTGCCGCACGTCGTGGCAATCATGTCCGATCGCGCCGACGGCGGGTATGACGCAAAGTGGAGTGACGATCTTGTTGCGGCCGCAGCGACGTGCGTTGCCGGGGTGCTGTCTTAG
- the sigC gene encoding RNA polymerase sigma factor SigC translates to MTASNDDESVTELALSAAKGNTRALEAFIKATQQDVWRFVAYLSDVSSADDLTQETFLRAIGAIQRFCGRSSARTWLLAIARHVVADHIRRAQSRPRTAHGADPEHMHDGDRHTRGFEDLVEVTTMIADLTTEQREALLLTQLLGLSYADAAAVCGCPVGTIRSRVARARDALLADGERDDLTG, encoded by the coding sequence ATGACCGCGTCCAACGACGACGAGTCCGTAACTGAACTCGCCTTGTCGGCCGCCAAGGGGAACACGCGAGCACTCGAGGCTTTTATCAAAGCCACCCAACAGGACGTGTGGCGATTTGTCGCCTATTTGTCGGACGTCAGCAGCGCCGACGATCTCACCCAAGAGACCTTCCTCCGAGCGATCGGTGCCATCCAGCGGTTCTGTGGACGCTCCAGTGCTCGAACTTGGCTGCTGGCCATCGCGCGCCATGTCGTCGCCGATCACATTCGCCGCGCCCAGTCGCGGCCCCGGACCGCCCACGGGGCCGATCCCGAGCACATGCACGACGGCGACCGCCACACTCGCGGATTCGAAGACCTCGTGGAAGTGACCACGATGATCGCCGATCTCACCACCGAGCAGCGGGAGGCTCTGCTGCTGACGCAGCTACTCGGATTGTCTTATGCCGATGCCGCGGCGGTGTGTGGGTGCCCGGTGGGCACTATCCGTTCCCGGGTCGCCCGCGCGCGCGACGCGTTGCTCGCCGACGGCGAGCGCGATGACCTGACCGGGTAG
- a CDS encoding cobalt-precorrin-6A reductase, translating into MTRVLLLGGTAEARALAKLLHPGVPIVSSLAGRVPDPALPLGPVRIGGFGGVEGLRRWLHDERIGAVIDATHPFAATITAHAAQVCADLGIPHLVLSRPAWDPGAAIVATSDIEAAEIVQQQGFSRVFLTTGRSATAAFVDSNAWFLIRAVTAPDEPTLPRRHQLVLSRGPYRVEDELALLREHRIDALVTKNSGGDMTRAKLDAAAALDISVVMVSRPQLPHGVRAVPSVADAADWVACLGPR; encoded by the coding sequence TTGACCAGGGTGCTGCTGCTTGGAGGCACCGCGGAGGCGCGCGCCTTGGCCAAGTTGCTGCACCCGGGTGTCCCCATTGTCAGCTCGCTGGCCGGCCGGGTACCGGACCCGGCCCTTCCGCTCGGCCCGGTGCGCATCGGCGGGTTCGGCGGCGTCGAGGGGCTGCGCCGCTGGCTGCATGATGAGCGGATTGGCGCCGTCATCGACGCCACGCATCCGTTCGCGGCAACGATCACCGCGCACGCCGCGCAGGTGTGCGCCGACTTGGGCATACCCCATCTGGTGCTGTCGCGCCCTGCGTGGGACCCCGGTGCCGCCATTGTCGCGACCTCGGATATCGAGGCGGCAGAAATCGTTCAACAACAAGGGTTTTCGCGGGTATTCCTCACCACCGGCCGAAGCGCGACGGCAGCGTTTGTCGACAGCAACGCGTGGTTCTTGATCCGCGCCGTCACCGCACCCGATGAACCCACATTGCCGCGTCGTCACCAGCTGGTGTTGTCCCGTGGGCCGTACCGCGTCGAGGATGAACTCGCGCTGCTGCGAGAGCACCGCATCGACGCGCTTGTCACCAAGAACAGCGGCGGCGACATGACCCGCGCGAAGCTCGATGCCGCAGCAGCGCTTGATATTTCGGTGGTGATGGTGTCGCGCCCGCAATTGCCGCATGGGGTGCGCGCCGTGCCCTCCGTAGCGGATGCCGCCGACTGGGTCGCCTGCCTGGGACCCCGGTGA